In Plasmodium brasilianum strain Bolivian I chromosome Unknown PB_00_05, whole genome shotgun sequence, a single window of DNA contains:
- a CDS encoding fam-l protein translates to MGKKQKTIIFINFFGFILLSWICHFYIDVSMFNLSLDKYCEIKKILKTRNYRLLGKYKHNMDLNFICTKEEIPNIGLNNRKDICNNEESVKTNINQSNGSLPKNTRSHKKHMKNKSCTFETKKYTHLEKKIFKELDYQDFLKNNRTISDKLYKKIIIKKNSLRFAFPLLLFLLFSLGLILDFSYNCGLSRGLYKLLSFSLGPSIMGKFHCYLKSTVGSFFKYSVPKNSGSTTDFYITPFFHFIIYCVLFFIFGITLILGIIYYHKKVKKFEKIKFSKR, encoded by the exons ATGGGAAAAAAACAGAAGAcaatcatatttattaatttttttgggTTCATCCTTTTATCTTGGATATGTCATTTTTACATTGATGTt agcATGTTCAATTTGTCACTGGATAAGTACTGCGagattaagaaaatattaaaaacaagGAATTATAGATTACTAGGAAAGTATAAACATAATATggatttaaattttatatgtacaaaagaagaaatacCAAATATTGGattaaataatagaaaagatatatgtaataatgaagaaagtgtgaaaacaaatataaatcagTCAAATGGAAGTTTACCAAAAAATACAAGAAGtcataaaaaacatatgaaaaataaatcttgcacatttgaaacaaaaaaatatactcatttggaaaaaaagatattcaAGGAACTTGATTATCAggattttcttaaaaacaaCAGAACAATTAGTGATAAgttgtacaaaaaaataataattaaaaaaaacagttTACGTTTTGcttttcctttattattgtttttgttGTTTTCATTAGGATTAATATTagatttttcttataattgTGGCCTTAGTAGGGGGTTATATAAGTTATTGAGTTTTTCATTAGGTCCGTCAATAATGGGGAAATTTCATTGCTATTTGAAATCCACTGTTGGCTCGTTTTTCAAGTATTCAGTACCAAAAAATAGTGGAAGTACTACtgatttttatataacaccgttttttcattttataatatactgCGTACTCTTCTTTATATTTGGTATAACTCTTATATTaggaattatttattaccataaaaaagttaaaaaatttgaaaaaattaaattcagTAAAAGATAA